The Thermococcus sp. DNA segment GTGATTATCGGGTCGAGGTTGAGCTTCCCGCTCTGGATGAGGCTTGAGACGGTGTACCACGTCTCCCAGAGGTGCCTTCCGGTTATCCCATGGACTTCGAGGGCCTTGAAGATGATGAGGTTGTTGAAGTCTATCGTCACCTCCCTCGGGAAGAGGCCGAGAAGGGAAACCCTTCCACCCGGGGTTACCGCCCTGAGGCCCTGCTCAAGGGCTTTCGGTGCACCGCTGAACTCAAGGAAGACCTCAACGCCAGCTCCATCGGTTACGTCCATCACGAACTTAACGGGGTCCTCTTCGAAGGGGTTAACCACGTAGTCGGCACCTACTTTTTTGGCCAGCTTCCTCCTGAACTCACTCGGTTCGCTTACGATGACCGGATAAGCACCGCTCGCCTTTGCGACCGCTATCCCGAGGAGTCCAAGCGGGCCGGCTCCGGTTATGAGAGTGCTCCTGCCAGCTATTGGGCCGGCTAAAACGGTATCCACGGCGTTTCCAAGGGGCTCTTGCAGGGTTGCGTATTCGGGTTTCATGTCCTTCGGGTTCTTCCAGGCGTTTTTGGCCGGAACGATGGCGTAGTGGGCGAAGACACCGTCCATGTCGACGCCGAATATCTTCGTGTTCTGGCAGACGTGGTAGCGGTTGTGCCTGCAGGCGTAGCACTTGCCGCAGACGATGTGGGTTTCAACGCTTATGTAGTCGCCGACTTCCAGTGTATCAACGCCGGGACCGACCTCTACGACCTCTCCGGCAACCTCATGGCCCATTATCTGAGGTGGTTTAATCCTGCTCTGGGCCCACTCGTTCCACTCGTAGATGTGCAGGTCAGTGCCACAGATGCTCGTTGCCAGAACCTTTATAAGAACCTCGCCCGGGCCGGGCTTTGGAACGTCAACCTCGACAAGTTCAGCACCGTAAGCCGGCTTTGTCTTCATAATGGCCTGCATCTTCTCAGCCATGGGGATCATCTCCTTAACCTTACAACCGTTATCTGAACGGGAGTGATATAAACCTTTTGTGTTCATGCCGACAGGTATGGTGTTCTCTGGTCATTCCTGTCCAATCGATGCCCTATCCTTGGGCGTTTCAATCGGAAACCTTATATCCCCAATCACCAATCAAAACGGTAGAGGGGTATGAAATGGCAGTGATAGTCGTTACTGGACGGGGTGGTGCCGGTAAGACCACCACGACGGCCAACCTCAGCACGTATCTTGCCATGAGGGAGTATCGGGTTCTAGCCGTTGACGGTGATCTCTACCTCCCCAACCTCGGTTTTCACTTTGCCCTTGACACGGTCAAATACACCGTCCACACCCTTCTCAAGAACCCAGATATAGACCCCGAGTGGGCCATATACAAGCACAAGGAAACCGGAGTTTACGTAATGCCTGGCAGTACTCAGCTGCAGGACGTCCTCGGTATATCACCCAAGAGGCTCGTTGACATCTTGGAGAAGGTCAAGTACAAGTTTGGAGTGGTCTTCGTTGACTCGCCAACTGGAGTCCCCTTCGACACCCTCCCAACCTTTCAGGTTGCAAACTACCAGCTCATCGTTGTGGAAATAGAGCGCTCGCCAATCTATTCCTTCGAAACGATGGTAAAAAACGAAATCGAGAAGCTCAAGGCCCTGGGTGAAAGGTACAACCTCAACATCGGAGTAGTCCTCAACAAGGTCAGGGAGAGCGCGGACGTCGTTGATAAGATAATAGAGGCCATTGAGGAAGACCTCAACGTCCCTGTTCTCGGTTGGGTACCCTTTGATTACAATGTTCCCGAGTCGATAAACGTCGGTGTCCCAATAGTCAGGTACCTGCCGAACAGCGATGCCGCGGTTGCCTTTAGAGAGGTTGGTGAAGTTCTTGAGGAATGGATATTTGGCTGAGCCGGGGGTGTCGAAATGGAACTTGAGGAGCTCGTGGAAAAGGTAGCCAACGGTGAAATAAAGCTCCATCAGGTTGAGAAGTACACAAACGGGGACAAGCGGCTCGCCACTGAAATAAGGCGGAAGGCCCTTGAGAAAAAACTTGGAGTAAAGCTCGACAACATAGGCCACTACTCCATTGACCCGAACCAGCTCATAGGGAGAAACATCGAGAACATGATAGGCGTCGTCCAGATACCGATGGGAGTTGCAGGGCCCCTCAAGATAAACGGCGAGTACGCGAAGGGAGAATTCTACATCCCTCTTGCAACAACTGAAGGCGCTTTGGTTGCGTCCGTCAACCGCGGTTGCTCTGCCCTAACCGAGGCCGGTGGCGTCAAGACAACTCTGATAGACGACAAGATGACGAGGGCACCGCTCCTAAAGTGCCCCGATGCGAGGAGGGCGAGGGAAGTGGCCGAGTGGGTTAAGAACAACCTCGACTACCTTCAAGAGAAGGCAGTTAGCAAGGTCACGAGGCACGGAAAGCTGAGGGACGTCAAGCCCTTCATAGTCGGCAACAACCTCTACCTCCGCTTTGAGTTCGAGACCGGCGATGCAATGGGCATGAACATGGTAACCATCTCCAGCGAGGAGATAATGAAGGTCATCGAGGAGCACTTCCCCGACGTTAAGTATTTAGCACTCTCGGGCAACCTCTGCGTTGACAAGAAACCGAACGCGACCAACTTCATTCTCGGAAGGGGCAAGACTGTAATAGCCGAGGCGGTAATTCCTAGGGAGATAGTGGAGAAGAAGCTCAAGACGACTCCTGAACTGATTGCCGAGGTCAACTACCGCAAAAACCTTGTCGGCTCGGCTCAGGCTGGTTCCTACGGTTTCAACGCCCACTTCGGCAACATAGTTGGGGCGATATTTTTAGCGACGGGCCAGGATGAGGCCCAGATAACCGAAGGCTCCCACGGAATAACTCTGGCGGAGGTAACCCCCGAGGGAGACCTCTACATAAGCATCACCATGCCGAGCCTTGAGATAGGAACCGTCGGTGGCGGAACGAGGGTTCCCACGCAGAGGGAAGCTCTGAGCATTATGGGAGTTGCAGGTGGAGGAGAGCCAGCGGGAACGAACGCCAAGAAATTCGCAGAGATAGTTGCCGGTGCAGTTTTGGCAGGAGAACTCTCCCTCCTCGCGGCGATAGCTGCCAAGCACCTCGCGAAGGCTCACAAGGAGCTCGGGCGTTAGGATTTTTTGCCTATTTTCACAACCATAACGTGGACTTTTCCTTTTCTCTTCTCAAGGCTGACCCCTTTGAGCCACAGGAGGGATAAGGGGTATTCCAGGATTATGAAAATCAGCGTCGTCACGAGAACGCCGATGATGACCTGAAGAAATGGGTTGAGATCCTCTAAAACCGATGAAGTAAGTGTTCCGGAGATGAAGCTGAGAATGAAGCTTACCTCCGACTGTTTTGCGTGTCTCTTTCCAACCTTTCCCCGGCAGATATAGGAGAGCAGGGCTTTCAGACCCTCCGGCTTTTTGACCCTGAACCCTATGGTGAACTCCCTCTTGATGTCTCCGGCATCGAAGGGGCCCCTTACGATGTAAAACGTCCTGTTGAGTTCCCCCTTTAGCTCAAGAACCATGAGGTCGGTGCCCCACACGTCCCCGGCCAAGCTTGTGAGGGAGTAGCAGTCTGGGTCCACGAGCCGGGTGTAGGGGACCCCTGCCGAGCGGAGTGCCTCCTCAATCCTTCTTGAGCAGTCGGAGAGCATCTGGCAGGTCGCTCGCGCATAGTCCACGTGAAAGCCACTCCGCTTTACCCCTCTCTGGATGCTCCGGATTTCCTTTCTCATGAGGTATCCTTCGAGTTTATGTTTAAAAGCCTTGACCTCAACTTCTAGGGGGATGATGAGTTTTTCCCTCACTCCGAGCGGTGACGAGGAGCCGATGCTCTGACCCTTATCCTCTTATAACCCCTCAAAAGGCCTCCGAGGAGGCTCAGGACGAGCCCAATGAGGAGGAGAAGGTTGTTCAGGGCTTCAAGGGCGTGATAGCGGTAGCCGAAGTATGAGAGCAGGAGTATGAGGCCAACTATCAGGGCGCCCTTCAAGGCCATTCTGCCCTTTTCTCTGCCCGCTATTTCCTCGGCGACCTTTTCAAGCCCCCGCTCCCTGCTTACTAGAAACTCCTCGCCGGAAGTCCAGCCCGGAGGAACGTCCTGAAGGGGCGCTATGAGAAAAGTATCTCCAGACCGCGCGATTATCATCTCATCGCTCGTCATGGCGGTCATTAAGAGGGCGTCCCTAAGGGAAGCCCTGTCCGGGTTCAGCAGGAGGGTGTAGCCCCTGAGCGATTCCTTGAGCCTCGAAACGGTCTCCGGATTCGAGAGATAGGTGTAGTAGAGCACTCGATACCGGTACCTCATGGGAGGAATTTGGAGAAAAGGGATAAAAAGCTTAGCTCAGCTCTTGAATCTTCTTCCTGACGAGGGAGCTAACGAGCTTACCGTCGGCCCTGCCACGAAGCTTCGCCATTGCCCTTCCCATTATCATGCCCATCGCTCCCATGCCCTTGGCCTTTATGACCTCGATGTTGGCTTTGATGACCTCATCGATTATTCTCTCAACCTCCTCTTCGCTGAGAAGAGTTAGTCCCTTCTCCTCCGCAACCTGCTTCGCGGTCCTCTCGGGGTTTTTCGCCAGCTCCTTGAAAATCTCCTCGAAGGCCTCCTTGGCGATCTTGCCCTCAATGTACAGTTCAAAGGCCCCCCTGATGTGCTCCTCGGTGATATTCTCTATAGGAACCTCCTTCTTGAGGCCCTTGAGGACAACCACCAGAATTGAAGCGGCCAGAGATGGTTTAACCCCCTTCTTTACCAGCTCCTCAAAGAGTTCGTCGCGCTCGTCGTTGACGAGAGTCTCCGCCAAGCTCCTGTCGATCCTGTACTCCTTAACGTAGCGCTCAACTCTCTCCTGAGGCAACTCCGGAAGGTTCGCCTTTATACTCTCTTTGTACTCCTCTGGCAGGAAGATGGGCGGAATGTCAGTCTCTGGATACATCCTCGCCTTGCCCGGGAGCGGGCGCATGTACTGGGTGTTGCCATCGGGTAAGGCCCTCCTCGTCTCCTCGGGGACGCCTTCTATCGCTTCCCTAGCCCTCTTAACGACCTCGGCTAAAGCTTTCCTGGCCGTTTCTTCCTCGGCCGCGACGAGAACGAAGGCGTCTTTCTCACCGAGGCCGAGCTTTTCTATAACCGCATTAACCTCTTTTTCTGTAATTCCATAGTTCGGTAATTCGTCAATGTGGAAGATCCCCTTTACATACTTCTTGGTCCTGTCCGCCATTTCCGTGCCTAAACGCCTGCCCGGCTGTATCTCCCTGCCTATGAGACCCCTAAAGCCCGGAAGCTTAACGGCGAGGACTTTACCGCCCTTCCTGATGGCCCTCGCTATTATCTTCGACTCCGTGTTCTGGAAAACCTCGGTAACGTCGTGGAACTCCTCTTTGATGTCCTCGGGCTTAACTCCCCTCTCCCTCAGCTCGTCGCGGATTTTGAGGAGGTTAACCTGCCTTTCAACCTCACGCTCGATGATGAGGGGAATCATGTCGAGCTCCTGGACGCCCTTTATCTCTATCCTCGCACCGCCCCTTATTGAGACGTTCAAATCCTGCCTTATGGTTCCTAATCCGCGCTTCACCTTTCTGGTTGCCCTTAAAGCATCGCCTATGTACTTCGCAACGACTTTCGCCTGCTCCGGGTGGTGTATGTCCGGGGTAGTGCTTATCTCCACCAGAGGAATGCCGAGCCTGTCGATACGGTATATTACCTCCTTCTCCTTCCGCTCAACGATTCTACACGCGTCCTCCTCAAGGCATATCGTCGGAATGCCCACGCTTCCCCAGGGTGTGTCAACCTTTCCGTTCATCGCTATTATGGCCGTTCTCTGAAAGCCTGAAACATTGGAGCCGTCTATGACTATTTTACGCATGAAGTGAACCTCATCGACCGGCTTGGCGTTGAGGAGGTAGGCTATCTGGAGCGAAACCTCCAGGGCTTCCTTATCGGGCCCCCTCGGCGGTTCCTCGTCCATGTAAACCAGATCCGTCAGCTCGTAGTTGCCCTCGTAGATGTACTTCCTCCCCTTCTTGAACTCTTCCAGAGCGGCTGGATCTATTTCGCCCATCTCGCTCATCGTCGGCCTCAGGCGTCGCTCAAAGGTGAAGTCAACCCTCTCGGTCAGCTCGCTCGGGACTGATGAGAACAGCTTTTTGGTATCGAGCTGTCTGTGAATCTCAAGGCCGACCTTGAGGCCGAGCTTTTCGTAATCGAACTTTTCGGTCATCTCCATCACCTCAGGAAGGTGTCAAACCTCGTGTAGGGTGTTATCTCACCGGCGTAGCTGGTCAGCATCATCTTTCTCACTTCACCGAGGTCGTCCGTGTGTCCGAGAACCCACATCAGCTTGACGTAAGCTGTTTCCGGAAGCATGTCCTCGCAGGGTATCGCTCCGGCCTTGAGGAGCTTTCTGCCGTTTGAGTAGACGTTGAGGTTCACCCTGCCGTAGAGGCACTGGCTGGTGACGCAGATCGCTACACCTTCCTCAACGGCACGCTGGACGTGCGGTATGAAATCCTGGGGAACGTGGCCGAGGCCCGTTCCCTCAATGACAACCCCTTTGTAGCCCCTATCAACCAGAAAGTCGAGTATCTCGTCGCTCACTCCCGGATAAACCTTGAGGATCGCGACCTTCTCCTCCATCCTGTCGTCAACCTCTACCTCGCCTTCACTCCTCCTCCTGTAGTCGTCCCTGAGGAGTTCTATTCTGTCCTTCCAGATTTTGGCTATCGGGATGTCGTTTATGCTCCTGAAGGCGTCCCTCCTGCTCGTGTGCATCTTCCTTACCTTTGTCCCGCGGTGCGCTAAACAGTGGGTGTCGCTCGTTTCCCCGTGCATAACCACCATCACTTCCGCAACGTCGCTGGTGGCCATTTTTACGGCGCAGGTGAGGTTCATAGCCGAATCACTGCTCGGCCTGTCTGAGCTCCTCTGCGCTCCAACCAGAACGACCGGCTTGGTAAGGTTTCTGAGCATGAAGCTCAAGGCAGAGGCAGTGTAGCCCATCGTGTCAGTTCCATGGGCTATAACAACCCCATCCTCACCGGAGTTTAGGGCCCTTGCCACCTCGTGGGCTATCCTTTTCCAGTATTCGGGCTTCATGTCCTCGCTGAGGATGTTCATGATGAGCTTCGGCGTCACGTTGGCCATCTCGAATATCTCCGGAACTGCCTTGGCGAGCTCTTCGGCGGTAAAAGCTGGGTGAACTGCGCCGGTCTTGTAGTCTATCCTGCTCGCTATCGTTCCGCCGGTTCCAAGGATTGTAACGTTGGGCAGGCCCTCTCTCTTGGGGAGAACTTCCTGGAAGGCCATCTTCGGCTTTTCGGCGGCCTTCTCAAGAACCTCGACCTTCTCAATGGCATCGATGAGGATTCCGATGTTGTAGCCGTTGTCAAGCTTTATGGTCAGCGTTTCGCCCGGGGAGAGCTCGTAGGGCGGCATTACAAGACCCTCGAATGTCAAAAGCTCATCTCCCTCTCTCTTCACGATTCTGACCAAATCCCCAACCTCAAGGTTGTGTTTCCTCATGAACTCCTCAACCTTTCTCATATCAGCCCCTCCTTTCAATCTTAAACCTCGGTTCCTCTATCCACTCGCTCTTGCATCTCGGACAGCGTGATGGTATCTTTATTTCGGGCTTAAAGCGGAAGCCACACTTCCTGCACTCGGCGGGCTTTATCAGTAGGACTTTGCCCTCCCTTTTTAGCGTCTTCTGGATGGCCCTAAGCTCATCGAGGACGAGCTTTTTCGAGCCCTTACCCCTCAGTCCGAGTGCCTGTGCCAGCTCGCTGGGTGAGTAGTCCCTTTCCTCCAAAAGGCTTATTATCCTCTGCCTTCGAGTCATCATCGGTCGGAGTAAGGGAAGGCCGATAAAAAGGTTTAGGGTGGGAAGATGATAGTTGAGAAGGCGGAAGCGGTTCTTGAGAGGCATGGGCTGTGCGACCACTGCCTAGGGAGGCTTTTTGCCCAGCTCGGAAAGGGGACGAACGAGGAAAGGGGAAAGGCCATACGCTTCGTCCTCAACATGGAGAGGTCTTCCAGGGGTTTGCCCCCTCTGGAAAGGCCCGAGAGGTGTGAGCTGTGCGGGAACGTTTTTGAAAGGATTCCAGAGCTCGTTGAGAGAATGATTGAATCATCAAAGGGCATTGAATTCGAGACCTTCAGGGTAGGCTCGCGTTTCCCCGAGGGGATCATGGAAAAGGAAAGGGCGCTCTGGGAGGAATTTGGTATCGAGACCGCCGAGCCGATAAACCGCGAGTTCAACCGCGAGCTGGGAAAGGCCTTCGGCAGAAAAACCGGTAAGGAAACATCGGCCAGCCCCGACGTGGTCTTCATCGTGGAGCCATACTCCGGTAAAATCGAGCTCCAGATAAACCCGGTTTACGTTTACGGCCGTTACAGAAAGCTCGTGCGGGGAATTCCGCAGACGCCCCTTCCGGACTTCGATGAGAGTGTTGCCTCGATAATCTGCCGGGCCTTCTCAAAGGCTTTTGCCGGGAAGTGCGTCTTCAAGGGTGCCGGGAGGGAGGACGTTGATGTCAGAATGCTCGGCAATGGAAGGCCCTTTGTGGTCGAGATAAAGCGGCCAAAGAGGAGAAGGGTGAACCTTGAGGAGGTAGCGAAGGAGATAAACGCGAGCGGTAAGGTTGAAGTTGTAAACCTTCGTTTCATCTCGGCGAAGGAAGCTGAGGAAGTTCTCACAAAGAACCACCGGAAGGAATACCTAGCGTTAGTTCTGGTGGAGGAGGGGGTAACACCTAAGGAGGCAGAGGAAGTCGCGAGAAAGCTTAGGGGCTTGGAAATCCACCAGAGGACGCCCTGGCGCGTGAGAAAAGCGAGGGCTGACAAAGTGAGAACCAGAATTGTTTACGAAGCCGAGGCTAGATGGCTCGATGAGAGGCACTTTGAGCTACGCCTCATCACCGACGGCGGTCTCTACATAAAGGAGCTTATCTCGGGAGATAAGGGCAGGACGAGGCCGAGCGTCAGCGATTTGCTCGGAAAGAAGGCCTGGTGCGAGAGGCTCGACGTCCTGAACATCCTTGACGACTAGTCGGAAAGATTTATAAATCCCGTGTAGAGGCTTTTAGTGATTCCCAGGGGGTTAGTCCTGAGCCTAAACGGAGCGAAAAGATGCCCCTGCTTGAAAAGTTTGGAGTCCACGTTTGGTTGGTGTTGAAACCCTGAGAGGTGATTGGTATGGTTCAGAAAGCCCACAGCTTTAGGAGGAAGACGCGCGGGAAGCTCAGCAAGAGTCCAAGGAGGAGAGGCCTGCCGCCGCTCACTAGGTTCCTCCAGGAGTTTGAGGTCGGTCAGAAGGTTCACATAGTCATAGAGCCCAGCTACCACAAGGGAATGCCGGACCCAAGGTTCCATGGAAGAACCGGGACGGTCGTTGGGAAGCGCGGAGACGCTTACGTGGTGGAGATTAAGGACGGCGGGAAGGTCAAGACGTTCTTCATCCACCCGGTTCATCTCAGGCCTCAGAAGGGATGACCATGATAGGCAGAAAGAAGCTCGAGGAGAGGTTCATCACAATAGCGGAGGCCAAGGAGCTCCTCGAGCGCAGGAGAGCCGAGGGAATGGTGGAGAACCCGGAGGAGCCCATGTTTTATGAGGCAAGGATAAGCCTTGAACACGCGGAGAAGTTCTCAAAGCTCCCGCCCGAGAAGGCTAGGGAGCTTAAGGAGAGGCTGGCTGGCCTCTTTGAGTGGCTCGACGAAAGGCTCGCGGCAAAGATAGTGGACATAATGCCCGAGGACTACTTTGACATCAGGGTAATCTTTGCGAAAGAGGAGCACATGCCAAGCAAAGAGGAGGCCGAGGAGATAATAAAGCTTCTCGACGAGTACCGGCCCCTCGATTGATTTCTTCTTTTCTTGAGGAAAGTATAAAAACTTCAGACCAGAATAGTTTCTGGGGGAGAGAGTATGGATAGGTACAGGAGGCACTCCTACCGTGAAAGCATTGAGAAAAAGAGGAGAAACGTTGAGTACGAGGAATACGCCTACGTTCTTGACTACCTTCCTGAGGGCTATTACGTTGACCTGATGAGTGGTCGCAGGACAGGGAAGCCCGTGGCCCAGGTCATCGGAGAGAAGGCCTTCACACTCCTCGAAGTTACTCCAAAGGTTGACCTCATGCTCTACGAGAGAGTCTTCGTCGGTAAGGGAAACAGGGACAAGGTACTCCTCATAAATAAGAAGCTCTCCTACGACGAACTCACCGACACGGCCAAGGCCGAGCTCCCCTACGTTGTTGAGGAAATAGTTAAGAACAACGAGGAGCGCTTCATCCAGTTCTTCAACGTTGCTCCCCCTATAACCAACAGACTCCACAGCCTTGAGCTTCTGCCCGGCATAGGAAAGAAGCACATGTGGGAGATAATCGAGGAGCGCCAGAGAGAACCCTTTAAGAGCTTTGAAGACCTGAGAAAGCGCGTCAAGGGCCTTCCTGATCCGGTAAAGATGATAGCAAAACGCATAGTTGATGAACTCCAAGGCAAAGACCGTTACAAGCTCTTCGTTGGACACAGGAGGATTTTCAGGGGATGAGGGATAGGCTCTTCTCCCTTATTTACAAATATAACCTCAGGCCCAGCAGGGACCTCGGCCAGAACTTTCTCATAGTGCCCGAGATAATAGAGAGAAACATCGAAAGGGCCGAGATAAAAGAGAGCGACACCATTCTTGAGATTGGGCCCGGCCTCGGCGTTCTCACCGATGCTCTCTCAAAGCGTGCCGGAAAGGTGTATGCGATAGAAAAAGACCCTCGGCTGGTTGAGATTCTAAAGAACGAGTATGGGTGGCCCAACGTGGAGCTCATCCGGGGGGATGCTCTCAGGGTTGAGTGGCCACCCTTCAACAAGATGGTCTCCAACCTTCCCTATCAGATTTCCTCTCCGGTGACGTTTAAGCTGCTCAAGCGGGATTTCGAGAGGGCTGTCCTGATATACCAGCTGGAGTTCGCCCAGAGAATGGTTGCAGAACCCGGGGACAGGAACTACTCCCGGCTTTCCCTCATGCTCAGGGCAAAGGCCAACGCCGAGCTGGTCGAGCGCATTGGAAAGGGCGCCTTCTGGCCGAGACCTAAAGTTGACTCTGCCGTCGTCATTCTGGAGCCCAAGCCACCCTCCGAAAGGATCGAGCTGGACGAAAACCTTGTCAGGGCACTTTTCCAGCACAGGAGAAGCACCGTCAGCTCTGCCCTTAAGAAGTCGGCCCATATGCTCGGCCTTGGGAGGAGAGAGGCCAAATCCCTAAAGGATGCGCTGAACTCCGTTCCACTCGCAGGGAAGAGGGTTTTTCAGCTGTCCCCGGAGGATGTCCTTGAAATACAGTTCTACCTCAGGGATAGGGGCATTCTATGAGTTCGCCATATTTTTAAACTGAAATCCGCGAGATTGGAACATGATAGTTGCCATCATCGACGGCTACACTGATGAACCAGCGGGGTTAGGCGTTCCCCCTTACCTCGGGATTTATCCGCGATACGCTTACGGGGCGATAAAGAAGGCTCGGAAGGATGCGAGCGTTTTTTACCTCACCATAGACGACCTCAGGGCAACCTTTGAAGGAGAGAAAGGAATCGCCACGAAGAACAAGACGCCGAACTTCCCGAAGACCCGAGAAATACTCGAAAAGGCTGATGTAATAATCTACATCGGCGGCCTCCACACGCCGGGTAAGTACCTCTCGGCAGTTCCCTCTCAGGTCGAGGAGATAGCGAGGTTCATAAAGAACTACAAAGCTGAAAAGATACTCGGCGGACCGGCCTTCATGGGCTCTGCTCACGCCGGTGGGACAAAGATAACCTCGCGCGAGCTATCTTTAGCTAATTCCGTTTTCGATCACGTCGTTTACGGCGACCTTGAGGCGTTCCTCTTCGACTACTTCAGCAACCCAAAGGACGCCGAGCCCTTCCAGTTCAGGGATTATAACGAATTAAGGGATTATGCAATTATTGGGGCGGAAGTGGTGAAGCAGTTTCCCGATTATCCCGACTTCGTCATAGTCGAGATTGAAACCCAGCGTGGCTGTCCAAAAGCTATGGGAATAGGTGGCTGCTCCTTCTGCACCGAGCCCGTCCGCTATCGGAAGGTTGAG contains these protein-coding regions:
- the tdh gene encoding L-threonine 3-dehydrogenase; protein product: MAEKMQAIMKTKPAYGAELVEVDVPKPGPGEVLIKVLATSICGTDLHIYEWNEWAQSRIKPPQIMGHEVAGEVVEVGPGVDTLEVGDYISVETHIVCGKCYACRHNRYHVCQNTKIFGVDMDGVFAHYAIVPAKNAWKNPKDMKPEYATLQEPLGNAVDTVLAGPIAGRSTLITGAGPLGLLGIAVAKASGAYPVIVSEPSEFRRKLAKKVGADYVVNPFEEDPVKFVMDVTDGAGVEVFLEFSGAPKALEQGLRAVTPGGRVSLLGLFPREVTIDFNNLIIFKALEVHGITGRHLWETWYTVSSLIQSGKLNLDPIITHKYKGFEEFEEAFELMRAGKTGKVVFFPHKG
- a CDS encoding MinD/ParA family protein produces the protein MAVIVVTGRGGAGKTTTTANLSTYLAMREYRVLAVDGDLYLPNLGFHFALDTVKYTVHTLLKNPDIDPEWAIYKHKETGVYVMPGSTQLQDVLGISPKRLVDILEKVKYKFGVVFVDSPTGVPFDTLPTFQVANYQLIVVEIERSPIYSFETMVKNEIEKLKALGERYNLNIGVVLNKVRESADVVDKIIEAIEEDLNVPVLGWVPFDYNVPESINVGVPIVRYLPNSDAAVAFREVGEVLEEWIFG
- the hmgA gene encoding hydroxymethylglutaryl-CoA reductase (NADPH); translation: MELEELVEKVANGEIKLHQVEKYTNGDKRLATEIRRKALEKKLGVKLDNIGHYSIDPNQLIGRNIENMIGVVQIPMGVAGPLKINGEYAKGEFYIPLATTEGALVASVNRGCSALTEAGGVKTTLIDDKMTRAPLLKCPDARRAREVAEWVKNNLDYLQEKAVSKVTRHGKLRDVKPFIVGNNLYLRFEFETGDAMGMNMVTISSEEIMKVIEEHFPDVKYLALSGNLCVDKKPNATNFILGRGKTVIAEAVIPREIVEKKLKTTPELIAEVNYRKNLVGSAQAGSYGFNAHFGNIVGAIFLATGQDEAQITEGSHGITLAEVTPEGDLYISITMPSLEIGTVGGGTRVPTQREALSIMGVAGGGEPAGTNAKKFAEIVAGAVLAGELSLLAAIAAKHLAKAHKELGR
- the gatE gene encoding Glu-tRNA(Gln) amidotransferase subunit GatE, whose amino-acid sequence is MTEKFDYEKLGLKVGLEIHRQLDTKKLFSSVPSELTERVDFTFERRLRPTMSEMGEIDPAALEEFKKGRKYIYEGNYELTDLVYMDEEPPRGPDKEALEVSLQIAYLLNAKPVDEVHFMRKIVIDGSNVSGFQRTAIIAMNGKVDTPWGSVGIPTICLEEDACRIVERKEKEVIYRIDRLGIPLVEISTTPDIHHPEQAKVVAKYIGDALRATRKVKRGLGTIRQDLNVSIRGGARIEIKGVQELDMIPLIIEREVERQVNLLKIRDELRERGVKPEDIKEEFHDVTEVFQNTESKIIARAIRKGGKVLAVKLPGFRGLIGREIQPGRRLGTEMADRTKKYVKGIFHIDELPNYGITEKEVNAVIEKLGLGEKDAFVLVAAEEETARKALAEVVKRAREAIEGVPEETRRALPDGNTQYMRPLPGKARMYPETDIPPIFLPEEYKESIKANLPELPQERVERYVKEYRIDRSLAETLVNDERDELFEELVKKGVKPSLAASILVVVLKGLKKEVPIENITEEHIRGAFELYIEGKIAKEAFEEIFKELAKNPERTAKQVAEEKGLTLLSEEEVERIIDEVIKANIEVIKAKGMGAMGMIMGRAMAKLRGRADGKLVSSLVRKKIQELS
- the gatD gene encoding Glu-tRNA(Gln) amidotransferase subunit GatD, producing the protein MRKVEEFMRKHNLEVGDLVRIVKREGDELLTFEGLVMPPYELSPGETLTIKLDNGYNIGILIDAIEKVEVLEKAAEKPKMAFQEVLPKREGLPNVTILGTGGTIASRIDYKTGAVHPAFTAEELAKAVPEIFEMANVTPKLIMNILSEDMKPEYWKRIAHEVARALNSGEDGVVIAHGTDTMGYTASALSFMLRNLTKPVVLVGAQRSSDRPSSDSAMNLTCAVKMATSDVAEVMVVMHGETSDTHCLAHRGTKVRKMHTSRRDAFRSINDIPIAKIWKDRIELLRDDYRRRSEGEVEVDDRMEEKVAILKVYPGVSDEILDFLVDRGYKGVVIEGTGLGHVPQDFIPHVQRAVEEGVAICVTSQCLYGRVNLNVYSNGRKLLKAGAIPCEDMLPETAYVKLMWVLGHTDDLGEVRKMMLTSYAGEITPYTRFDTFLR
- a CDS encoding transcriptional regulator, producing the protein MMTRRQRIISLLEERDYSPSELAQALGLRGKGSKKLVLDELRAIQKTLKREGKVLLIKPAECRKCGFRFKPEIKIPSRCPRCKSEWIEEPRFKIERRG
- a CDS encoding tRNA pseudouridine(54/55) synthase Pus10 is translated as MIVEKAEAVLERHGLCDHCLGRLFAQLGKGTNEERGKAIRFVLNMERSSRGLPPLERPERCELCGNVFERIPELVERMIESSKGIEFETFRVGSRFPEGIMEKERALWEEFGIETAEPINREFNRELGKAFGRKTGKETSASPDVVFIVEPYSGKIELQINPVYVYGRYRKLVRGIPQTPLPDFDESVASIICRAFSKAFAGKCVFKGAGREDVDVRMLGNGRPFVVEIKRPKRRRVNLEEVAKEINASGKVEVVNLRFISAKEAEEVLTKNHRKEYLALVLVEEGVTPKEAEEVARKLRGLEIHQRTPWRVRKARADKVRTRIVYEAEARWLDERHFELRLITDGGLYIKELISGDKGRTRPSVSDLLGKKAWCERLDVLNILDD
- a CDS encoding 50S ribosomal protein L21e — translated: MVQKAHSFRRKTRGKLSKSPRRRGLPPLTRFLQEFEVGQKVHIVIEPSYHKGMPDPRFHGRTGTVVGKRGDAYVVEIKDGGKVKTFFIHPVHLRPQKG
- a CDS encoding RNA polymerase Rpb4 family protein, translating into MIGRKKLEERFITIAEAKELLERRRAEGMVENPEEPMFYEARISLEHAEKFSKLPPEKARELKERLAGLFEWLDERLAAKIVDIMPEDYFDIRVIFAKEEHMPSKEEAEEIIKLLDEYRPLD
- a CDS encoding DUF655 domain-containing protein; this translates as MDRYRRHSYRESIEKKRRNVEYEEYAYVLDYLPEGYYVDLMSGRRTGKPVAQVIGEKAFTLLEVTPKVDLMLYERVFVGKGNRDKVLLINKKLSYDELTDTAKAELPYVVEEIVKNNEERFIQFFNVAPPITNRLHSLELLPGIGKKHMWEIIEERQREPFKSFEDLRKRVKGLPDPVKMIAKRIVDELQGKDRYKLFVGHRRIFRG